From Candidatus Zixiibacteriota bacterium, the proteins below share one genomic window:
- a CDS encoding AgmX/PglI C-terminal domain-containing protein gives MAGQPWFSSKRVTIAVAAGLFGLALIALAFRIGVAPQEPGPPAAGSEREAPPKRQRPTWNVALGNVVYLARELGLDVRAVKGDPPDIEKIAARIESQLMRLREIYREEGEKNPILMGSLVLQLRVGADGAVGAVEEIASRLSDTRFKRAAIAEVSGWNFAEIVTEPAVIRCPLMFVREGMEIVTLVSWERALARPAGEQAAAAPAGSAPANQAALRKAAPQPVLPAPAQPQPRAVPAAGERSRPEALYQIKYATPLRKEPNFSSESLTRLTIGTKVTLLRRTGDWVEVRYNDGGLTGYLRKEFVVPVDANP, from the coding sequence ATGGCCGGACAACCCTGGTTTTCGAGCAAGCGCGTCACGATCGCGGTCGCGGCCGGCTTGTTCGGGCTCGCGCTGATCGCTCTCGCTTTCCGGATCGGCGTTGCGCCGCAGGAACCCGGTCCTCCTGCGGCCGGCTCGGAGCGGGAGGCTCCTCCGAAAAGGCAGCGACCGACATGGAACGTCGCCCTGGGAAACGTCGTCTACCTCGCCAGAGAGCTTGGCCTCGACGTTCGAGCGGTGAAGGGCGATCCTCCCGACATCGAAAAGATCGCCGCCCGGATCGAAAGTCAGCTGATGAGGCTGCGCGAGATCTACCGGGAGGAAGGGGAGAAAAACCCGATCTTGATGGGCAGTCTCGTGCTCCAGCTGCGGGTGGGCGCGGACGGCGCGGTCGGCGCGGTCGAAGAAATCGCTTCCCGCCTCTCCGACACCCGGTTCAAGCGTGCGGCGATCGCGGAGGTTTCCGGATGGAACTTCGCTGAGATCGTAACCGAGCCCGCGGTGATTCGCTGCCCGCTGATGTTCGTCCGCGAAGGGATGGAAATCGTGACGCTGGTGAGCTGGGAAAGGGCGCTCGCCCGGCCCGCCGGAGAGCAGGCCGCCGCAGCACCGGCGGGGAGCGCGCCCGCAAACCAGGCCGCGCTCCGCAAGGCCGCGCCGCAGCCGGTTCTCCCTGCGCCGGCCCAGCCGCAGCCCAGGGCCGTGCCCGCGGCAGGCGAAAGATCGAGGCCCGAGGCCCTCTACCAGATCAAGTACGCGACCCCTCTGCGCAAGGAGCCCAACTTCTCCTCCGAGTCGCTTACACGGCTCACCATCGGGACGAAGGTCACGCTGCTCAGGAGAACCGGCGACTGGGTGGAGGTCCGCTACAACGACGGCGGCCTTACCGGCTACCTCAGGAAGGAGTTCGTCGTACCCGTCGACGCGAACCCGTGA
- a CDS encoding alanine--glyoxylate aminotransferase family protein, which yields MPAAPKANPPSRALLGPGPSPIHPRVLQSLSLPVVGHLDPAFLQIMDESMAMLREVFQTRNRLALPMSGTGSAGMETCLVNLIEPGDSVLIGVNGVFGTRMADVAERCGARVDRIEAEWGTALDPELFRAALRAKPYKLVALVHAETSTGVLQPLDEISGVVREHGALLVVDAVTSLGGAPVRVDELGIDACYSGTQKCLSCPPGLAPVTFSERAMEVVRRRKTKVRSWYLDLSMIEKYWGGERVYHHTAPISMNYALHESLRLLLEEGLEAAWRRHREVHELFIREMQQIEIEPAVDAKIRAPMINAIRIPEGADDAGIRRRLYDEFNIEIGAGLGPLKGRIWRIGLMGHGARPENVELLVKALKRVL from the coding sequence ATGCCGGCCGCTCCCAAAGCCAATCCGCCGTCGCGCGCGCTGCTCGGGCCGGGGCCGAGCCCGATTCATCCGCGCGTGCTCCAGAGCCTTTCCCTTCCGGTCGTCGGCCATCTCGATCCGGCGTTTCTGCAGATCATGGACGAAAGCATGGCGATGCTGCGGGAGGTCTTTCAGACCCGCAACCGGCTCGCCTTGCCGATGTCGGGCACGGGAAGCGCCGGCATGGAAACCTGCCTGGTCAATCTCATCGAGCCGGGCGATTCGGTGTTGATCGGCGTCAACGGGGTCTTCGGGACGCGAATGGCGGACGTGGCGGAACGCTGCGGCGCCCGGGTCGATCGGATCGAGGCGGAGTGGGGAACGGCGCTCGATCCCGAGCTTTTCCGCGCGGCCCTGAGAGCCAAACCCTACAAGCTCGTGGCGCTGGTCCACGCCGAGACCTCCACCGGAGTCCTCCAGCCGCTCGACGAGATCAGCGGCGTCGTGCGCGAGCACGGCGCGCTGCTCGTGGTCGACGCCGTGACCTCGCTCGGCGGCGCGCCCGTGCGGGTCGACGAGCTGGGAATCGACGCGTGCTACAGCGGCACGCAGAAGTGCCTGAGCTGCCCCCCGGGGCTGGCGCCGGTGACTTTCAGCGAGCGGGCGATGGAGGTGGTGCGCCGGCGCAAGACCAAGGTGCGAAGCTGGTATCTCGACCTGTCGATGATCGAAAAGTACTGGGGCGGGGAGCGGGTCTACCATCACACCGCGCCGATCTCGATGAACTACGCCCTGCACGAGTCGTTGCGGCTCCTCCTCGAAGAGGGGTTGGAGGCGGCATGGCGGCGGCACCGGGAAGTGCACGAGCTGTTCATTCGCGAGATGCAGCAGATCGAGATCGAGCCTGCGGTCGACGCAAAGATTCGCGCGCCGATGATCAATGCCATCCGCATTCCGGAGGGCGCCGACGACGCCGGGATCCGCCGGCGACTCTACGACGAGTTCAACATCGAGATCGGCGCTGGGCTCGGGCCGCTCAAAGGCAGGATCTGGCGGATCGGGTTGATGGGCCACGGGGCGCGCCCCGAAAATGTCGAGCTGTTGGTGAAAGCCTTGAAACGCGTGCTGTGA
- a CDS encoding fumarylacetoacetate hydrolase family protein, with protein MKICHYNDQRAGAVVGDTVYPIGDALVKAGLVRDGYTMVEIVDALANRPDAMQCARDAARGGGGMPLRSVKLLAPITNPGSLWAAAANYRAHQAEMVGRMGSAGRENRTKDELMAEFFLKPSSSIIGPGDTVILPKISRLVDFECELCAVIGKRARRVSESDALDIVFGYTICWDISQRDPWGRGMQNTRNIRKGFDTFTALGPWIVTRDEIDDPQNLSIRVLQNGREAMTAHTSDMICTLREHIRFLTSCLTLRPGDLITTGTPAGVSKLSHGDHLKGSIEKIGEMELDVRAEE; from the coding sequence ATGAAGATCTGTCACTACAACGACCAGCGGGCGGGAGCCGTCGTCGGCGATACCGTCTATCCGATCGGCGACGCTCTGGTCAAAGCCGGCCTGGTGCGCGACGGCTACACGATGGTCGAGATCGTCGACGCCCTCGCAAATCGACCGGACGCCATGCAATGCGCGCGGGATGCGGCGCGCGGCGGCGGGGGGATGCCGCTGCGTTCGGTCAAGCTGCTGGCGCCGATCACCAATCCGGGCTCGCTCTGGGCGGCAGCGGCCAATTACCGCGCTCATCAGGCCGAGATGGTCGGTCGGATGGGGAGCGCGGGCCGCGAAAACAGGACCAAGGACGAGCTGATGGCGGAGTTCTTCCTCAAGCCGAGCTCCTCGATCATCGGCCCGGGCGACACCGTCATCCTGCCGAAGATTTCCAGGCTGGTCGACTTCGAATGCGAGCTGTGCGCGGTGATCGGCAAGCGCGCGCGGCGCGTGAGCGAAAGCGACGCGCTGGACATCGTTTTCGGCTACACCATCTGCTGGGACATCAGCCAGCGTGACCCCTGGGGAAGAGGCATGCAGAACACGCGCAACATCCGCAAGGGCTTCGACACGTTCACGGCCCTGGGGCCCTGGATCGTCACGCGCGACGAGATCGACGACCCGCAAAACCTCTCGATCCGCGTGCTCCAGAACGGCCGGGAGGCGATGACGGCGCATACCAGCGACATGATCTGCACCCTGCGCGAGCACATTCGTTTTCTCACCTCGTGCCTCACGCTGCGCCCGGGAGACCTCATCACCACCGGCACGCCCGCCGGCGTGAGCAAGCTCAGTCACGGCGACCACCTCAAGGGCAGCATCGAGAAGATCGGCGAGATGGAGCTCGACGTCAGGGCCGAAGAATAG
- a CDS encoding LLM class flavin-dependent oxidoreductase has product MKFGAHYLPTYVPDLDGPVAEFYQRMFVQMEEMDRLGYDHIWVTEHHFATYGGTLPQPPVFLAAVARTTQRVRLGVAINVLPLHNPLEVAETYAMVDVISNGRLDFGVGKGSESHEYKKFGVSQQEATGRMTEGMEILRQAWSDKPVQFKGEFFHYEGVPVLPKPVQRPHPPIWVGCARSEESFRWAGENGFHLMTLPYLYRDPQTLPRFVRAYRDGLARAGHDFTATEVLGKFHIYVSSSLDRAVQEAGPYLENYVDVHRAADPQRRESGLLTVRDPRTQLSEGFVIAGDPERCIDTIEKWRSEVGLTAISGTFHFGGMPQEMALKNIRLFAERVMPEFK; this is encoded by the coding sequence ATGAAATTCGGGGCACACTATCTTCCGACCTACGTGCCCGACCTCGACGGGCCGGTTGCGGAGTTTTATCAGCGGATGTTCGTGCAGATGGAGGAAATGGATCGGCTCGGCTACGACCACATCTGGGTGACCGAGCACCACTTCGCGACGTACGGAGGCACGCTGCCGCAGCCGCCGGTCTTCCTCGCGGCGGTCGCGCGCACCACGCAGCGCGTCCGCCTGGGCGTCGCGATCAACGTGTTGCCGCTGCACAATCCGCTGGAGGTTGCCGAAACCTATGCGATGGTCGACGTGATCTCCAACGGACGGCTCGATTTCGGCGTCGGCAAGGGGAGCGAATCGCACGAGTACAAGAAATTCGGCGTGAGCCAGCAGGAAGCCACCGGGAGGATGACCGAAGGGATGGAGATCCTGCGGCAGGCGTGGTCCGACAAGCCCGTCCAGTTCAAGGGCGAGTTCTTCCATTACGAAGGCGTGCCCGTGCTGCCCAAGCCGGTGCAGCGGCCGCACCCGCCGATCTGGGTCGGCTGCGCCCGCAGCGAGGAGAGCTTTCGCTGGGCCGGGGAGAACGGGTTTCACCTGATGACGCTGCCCTATCTTTACCGGGATCCCCAGACGCTGCCCCGGTTCGTCAGGGCCTACCGCGACGGGCTCGCCCGGGCGGGCCATGATTTCACCGCCACCGAGGTGCTCGGAAAGTTCCACATCTACGTCTCGAGCAGTCTCGACCGGGCGGTGCAGGAGGCGGGGCCGTATCTGGAAAACTACGTCGACGTGCACCGGGCCGCGGATCCGCAGCGCAGGGAATCGGGCCTGCTCACGGTCCGCGACCCGCGGACGCAACTCTCCGAGGGGTTCGTCATCGCCGGCGATCCGGAGCGCTGTATCGACACGATCGAGAAGTGGCGCTCCGAGGTGGGGCTCACCGCGATCTCGGGGACCTTTCACTTCGGCGGCATGCCCCAGGAGATGGCGCTGAAAAACATCCGCCTGTTCGCCGAGCGCGTCATGCCGGAGTTCAAGTAG
- a CDS encoding glycosyltransferase codes for MSPPAVSIILFAHAPYAGFIPESLGSILNQSYRELEVIVLGDGSRELEQAVEPFRDDPRCMLSSQGDRPFLLAANDEMKQARGRYLGTWNSDDVYAPDHVKVLVEALDGDPALGGAFDNTEYFGADGTLGSIVPPQRAGRLASAPLTVRHIFRENIMTGPSSLVRKSAFERVGGYDGDIYLNCDLHWFYRIAAYFPVRYVDYVGVRKRVHPLNNTAVNPHYEFGLKELEHIRDHYPDVYRRIGAAEFNKKLGRKYFRLGLYYERRGEREKARAAYREAMRLRKWSLRYAWEYLRCGLAAKPPVA; via the coding sequence ATGAGCCCGCCCGCGGTTTCCATCATCCTCTTCGCCCACGCCCCCTACGCGGGCTTCATTCCCGAGTCGCTGGGCTCGATTCTGAACCAATCGTACCGGGAGCTCGAGGTGATCGTGCTCGGCGACGGCTCGCGCGAGCTGGAGCAGGCGGTCGAGCCGTTTCGGGACGACCCGCGCTGCATGCTCTCGTCCCAGGGCGATCGGCCGTTTCTGCTCGCAGCCAACGATGAGATGAAACAGGCTCGCGGGCGCTATCTGGGTACGTGGAACAGCGACGACGTTTACGCCCCGGACCACGTGAAAGTGCTCGTCGAGGCGCTCGATGGGGACCCGGCGCTGGGTGGAGCGTTCGACAACACGGAGTACTTCGGCGCCGACGGGACCCTCGGCTCGATCGTGCCGCCGCAACGGGCCGGCCGCCTCGCCTCGGCGCCCCTGACGGTGCGCCATATCTTCCGCGAAAACATCATGACCGGACCTTCGTCGCTCGTGCGCAAATCGGCGTTCGAGCGGGTAGGCGGCTACGACGGGGACATCTACCTCAACTGCGACCTGCACTGGTTCTATCGGATCGCCGCCTATTTCCCCGTGCGGTACGTGGATTACGTCGGCGTTCGAAAGCGCGTCCACCCGCTGAACAACACGGCGGTCAACCCGCATTACGAGTTCGGGCTCAAGGAGCTGGAGCACATCCGCGATCACTATCCCGACGTCTACCGGCGCATCGGCGCGGCCGAGTTCAACAAGAAGCTCGGGCGGAAGTATTTCCGCCTGGGGCTCTACTACGAGCGGCGCGGCGAGCGGGAAAAAGCCCGCGCCGCTTACCGGGAAGCGATGCGCCTGAGAAAGTGGAGCCTGCGCTACGCGTGGGAATACCTGCGCTGCGGGCTCGCGGCAAAACCCCCCGTAGCGTGA